A stretch of the Streptomyces sp. NBC_01428 genome encodes the following:
- a CDS encoding histidine triad nucleotide-binding protein: MMGEPQDDCLFCKIVAGQIPATLVRETDTTVAFRDINPQAPTHVLVIPKVHYPDAASLAAAEPTVAADVLRDAGEVAAEEKLDSYRIVFNTGSGAGQTVFHAHAHLLGGRGLQWPPG, encoded by the coding sequence ATGATGGGCGAGCCGCAGGACGACTGCCTGTTCTGCAAGATCGTGGCGGGACAGATCCCGGCGACGCTGGTGCGCGAGACCGACACGACCGTGGCGTTCCGCGACATCAACCCGCAGGCCCCGACCCACGTCCTGGTCATCCCCAAGGTGCACTACCCGGACGCCGCGTCCCTCGCGGCCGCCGAACCCACCGTCGCGGCGGACGTCCTGCGCGACGCCGGCGAGGTCGCGGCCGAGGAGAAGCTGGACAGCTACCGCATCGTGTTCAACACGGGCAGCGGCGCCGGACAGACCGTCTTCCACGCGCACGCCCACCTCCTGGGCGGCCGCGGACTGCAGTGGCCCCCCGGATAA
- a CDS encoding ribonuclease Z, translating to MSARELVVLGTASQVPTRHRNHNGYLLRWDGEGLLFDPGEGTQRQMLRAGVAAHDLNRICVTHFHGDHALGLPGVIQRVNLDRVPHEVTAHYPLSGQHFFERLRHSTAYRETVGITEAPVADDGVLATTPAYTLEARRLSHPVESFGYRLVEPDGRRMLPERLAEHGIKGPDVGVLHREGTLRGVSLDDVSEVRRGQRFAFVMDTRLCEGVDALAEDCDLLVIESTFLDGDHQLASDHGHLTAGQAGRVAKQAGVRHLVLTHFSQRYSDPAAFEHEARAAGFDGELTVAHDLVRVPVPKRR from the coding sequence TTGTCCGCACGTGAACTGGTCGTCCTCGGGACCGCAAGCCAGGTCCCGACCCGGCACCGCAACCACAACGGCTACCTGCTCCGCTGGGACGGCGAGGGTCTCCTCTTCGATCCCGGCGAGGGCACGCAGCGCCAGATGCTGCGGGCCGGCGTCGCCGCGCACGACCTGAACCGCATCTGCGTCACCCACTTCCACGGCGACCACGCCCTCGGCCTGCCCGGCGTGATCCAGCGCGTCAACCTGGACCGCGTCCCGCACGAGGTGACCGCCCACTACCCGCTCTCCGGACAGCACTTCTTCGAGCGGCTGCGCCACTCCACCGCCTATCGCGAGACCGTCGGGATCACCGAGGCACCGGTCGCGGACGACGGAGTCCTCGCCACGACCCCCGCGTACACGCTGGAGGCCCGCAGGCTCTCGCACCCCGTCGAGTCCTTCGGCTACCGCCTCGTCGAACCGGACGGCCGGCGCATGCTGCCCGAGCGGCTCGCCGAACACGGCATCAAGGGCCCCGACGTCGGGGTGCTGCACCGCGAGGGCACGCTGCGCGGCGTCTCCCTCGACGACGTCAGCGAGGTGCGGCGCGGCCAGCGGTTCGCGTTCGTCATGGACACCCGGCTCTGCGAGGGCGTGGACGCGCTGGCCGAGGACTGCGACCTGCTCGTCATCGAGTCGACGTTCCTCGACGGCGACCACCAGCTCGCCTCGGACCACGGGCACCTGACCGCCGGCCAGGCGGGCCGGGTCGCCAAGCAGGCGGGCGTCCGGCATCTCGTGCTCACCCACTTCAGCCAGCGCTACTCCGACCCCGCCGCCTTCGAGCACGAGGCCCGCGCGGCGGGCTTCGACGGCGAACTGACGGTGGCCCACGACCTCGTGAGGGTCCCGGTCCCGAAACGCCGGTGA
- a CDS encoding adenosine deaminase, with product MSLPKAELHLHIEGTLEPELAFALAARNGVTLPYADTEDLRTAYLFDDLQSFLNLYYELMAVLRTEQDFADLADAYLARAAAQGVRHAEIFFDPQAHIARGVSMGTVVEGLWRALGRSEETHGVSTQLIMCFLRDESAESAMDTLEAAKPHLDRIVGIGLDSAEVGHPPVKFRAVYEAAAALGLRRVAHAGEEGPPAYITEALDVLGVERIDHGLRCMEDPELVERLVRDRVPLTLCPLSNVRLRAVDVLAEHPLPAMLDAGLLCTVNSDDPAYFGGYAGDTFRAVREALGLGPERLRELARNSFEASFLEHDEERRARYIAEVEAYEFS from the coding sequence ATGTCCCTCCCCAAGGCTGAACTGCACCTCCACATCGAAGGCACCCTCGAACCCGAGCTGGCCTTCGCGCTCGCCGCCCGCAACGGCGTGACCCTGCCGTACGCCGACACCGAGGACCTGCGCACGGCGTATCTCTTCGACGACCTCCAGTCGTTCCTGAACCTGTACTACGAGCTCATGGCCGTGCTGCGGACCGAGCAGGACTTCGCCGACCTGGCCGACGCCTATCTCGCCCGGGCCGCCGCGCAGGGCGTGCGGCACGCCGAGATCTTCTTCGACCCGCAGGCGCACATCGCCCGGGGCGTGTCCATGGGGACGGTCGTCGAGGGGCTGTGGCGGGCGCTCGGGCGCAGCGAGGAGACCCACGGCGTCTCCACCCAGCTGATCATGTGCTTCCTGCGCGACGAGTCCGCCGAGTCCGCCATGGACACCCTGGAGGCCGCGAAGCCCCACCTCGACCGGATCGTCGGCATCGGCCTCGACTCCGCCGAGGTCGGCCACCCGCCGGTCAAGTTCCGCGCCGTGTACGAGGCCGCCGCCGCGCTCGGTCTGCGGCGCGTCGCGCACGCGGGCGAGGAGGGCCCGCCCGCCTACATCACCGAGGCCCTGGACGTCCTCGGCGTCGAGCGCATCGACCACGGGCTGCGCTGCATGGAGGACCCCGAGCTGGTCGAACGGCTCGTCCGGGACCGGGTGCCGCTGACGCTGTGCCCGCTGTCGAACGTACGGCTGCGCGCCGTGGACGTGCTGGCCGAGCACCCGCTGCCCGCCATGCTGGACGCCGGCCTGCTCTGCACGGTCAACTCCGACGACCCCGCCTACTTCGGCGGCTACGCCGGTGACACCTTCCGTGCCGTGCGCGAGGCCCTGGGACTCGGCCCCGAGCGGCTGCGGGAACTGGCGCGCAACTCCTTCGAGGCGTCCTTCCTGGAGCACGACGAGGAGCGGCGCGCCCGCTACATCGCCGAGGTGGAGGCGTACGAGTTCTCGTGA
- a CDS encoding MFS transporter: protein MSARTTTPWPLVALFTAGYLAAYLLPTTVGRLDAGLPLSATQAGAIGSVLLLSSASAGFLLASRVDRFGPRRLARAGLLLAVAGYGTAALSTALPLVVAGAVVGGFGSGTATTVAATGIAGRRDPHRVTTTGLLGVSALAGALYLTIPHLGPAHGVPLAAIAVTALLVLPLTGRLPARSAATRTVRPAGPLPYRRSGLLLAAAMLFWSLAQNSLWGVSGRIGLTQAGLGEVTVGAVFAVALGAGLLGVVCAGVLGPRLGGALPIGLGTVLIAGCIALSAAASDLTSFATGEIAWNTLYPVVLSYVIGLAASMDRRGRWAVLVGSASSLGTACGPLTGSLLSARAGYPAMGLVLAAGLLLVTVPMTLVARRPRRSQVVEIPVVEIPLAEIPLAEIPVVEIPVVDIPVPETAAVESAAGQVTGADVAGLADLLADSPSAEDPFARLPVVEIPVAGSPLDAVPAPREAYGTAGPRHAGAATAASAAEGV from the coding sequence GTGTCCGCCCGCACCACCACGCCCTGGCCACTCGTCGCCCTTTTCACGGCCGGGTACCTCGCCGCGTATCTCCTCCCCACCACCGTCGGCCGCCTCGACGCGGGACTCCCGCTGTCGGCGACCCAGGCCGGAGCCATCGGCAGTGTCCTGCTGCTGAGTTCGGCCTCGGCCGGCTTCCTGCTCGCTTCCCGCGTCGACCGTTTCGGCCCCCGCCGGCTCGCCCGCGCCGGGCTGCTCCTCGCGGTCGCCGGCTACGGCACCGCCGCGCTGTCGACCGCGCTCCCCCTCGTCGTGGCCGGCGCGGTCGTCGGCGGATTCGGCTCCGGTACGGCCACCACGGTCGCCGCGACCGGGATCGCCGGCCGCCGCGACCCGCACCGCGTCACCACCACGGGTCTGCTCGGCGTCTCCGCCCTCGCGGGCGCGCTGTATCTGACGATCCCGCACCTGGGCCCGGCGCACGGCGTCCCCCTGGCCGCGATCGCCGTCACGGCGCTGCTCGTCCTGCCGCTGACGGGCCGTCTGCCGGCCCGCTCCGCGGCGACGCGGACCGTGCGCCCGGCCGGCCCGCTGCCGTACCGCCGCTCCGGCCTGCTGCTCGCGGCGGCGATGCTCTTCTGGTCGCTCGCGCAGAACTCCCTGTGGGGGGTGAGCGGCCGGATCGGGCTCACGCAGGCGGGGCTCGGCGAGGTGACCGTCGGCGCGGTGTTCGCGGTGGCACTGGGGGCGGGACTCCTCGGCGTCGTGTGCGCGGGGGTCCTCGGACCGCGGCTCGGCGGGGCACTGCCGATCGGCCTGGGCACGGTGCTGATCGCCGGCTGCATCGCGCTGAGCGCGGCGGCGTCCGACCTGACGTCGTTCGCGACGGGTGAGATCGCCTGGAACACGCTGTACCCGGTGGTCCTGTCGTACGTGATCGGGCTCGCCGCGTCGATGGACCGGCGCGGCCGGTGGGCGGTCCTCGTCGGCTCCGCGTCCTCGCTCGGTACGGCGTGCGGGCCGCTCACCGGCAGCCTGCTGTCGGCGCGGGCGGGCTATCCGGCGATGGGCCTGGTCCTCGCGGCCGGCCTGCTGCTGGTCACCGTCCCGATGACCCTGGTCGCCCGGCGCCCGCGCCGCAGCCAGGTCGTGGAGATCCCCGTCGTGGAGATCCCGCTCGCCGAGATCCCGCTCGCCGAGATCCCGGTCGTCGAGATCCCGGTCGTCGACATTCCCGTACCGGAGACGGCGGCCGTGGAGAGCGCGGCCGGGCAGGTCACGGGCGCGGACGTCGCGGGCCTGGCGGACCTTCTCGCGGACAGCCCGTCCGCCGAGGACCCGTTCGCGCGTCTGCCGGTCGTCGAGATCCCGGTCGCCGGGAGCCCGCTGGACGCCGTGCCCGCCCCACGGGAGGCGTACGGCACGGCCGGCCCCCGGCACGCCGGAGCGGCGACGGCGGCGTCCGCGGCGGAAGGCGTGTGA
- a CDS encoding carbohydrate kinase family protein, producing MIASNGEGPFVQAHVDPLAGLRTPQDPPWDVYLTGTVFLDIIFTGLDSAPVRGTESWARGMGSSPGGVANMATALARLGLRTSLAAAFGDDHYGEYCWDALEQGEGIDLSASRTVPDWHSPVTVSMAYEGERTMVSHGHEPPPVEAAAAPDRPPRARAAVASLTPGVRDPWIAQAASRGTRIFADVGWDDTGRWDLAGLADLAHCEAFLPNAEEAMRYTGADCPRAAAHALAEHVPLAVVTLGSEGAYAVDGRTGDSAAVPAIAVEALDPTGAGDVFVAGFVMGTLADWPLADRLAFAGLTAALSVQDFGGSLSAPGWSEIAAWWRRVQSVDDQDPTALRRYAFLEGLLPAVTRPWPLRRAVPTIGFGRSV from the coding sequence GTGATCGCGTCCAACGGCGAAGGACCGTTCGTCCAGGCACATGTGGACCCGCTCGCCGGGCTGCGCACGCCGCAGGACCCGCCCTGGGACGTCTACCTCACCGGCACCGTCTTCCTGGACATCATCTTCACCGGCCTCGACTCCGCCCCCGTGCGCGGCACCGAGTCCTGGGCGCGCGGCATGGGTTCGAGCCCCGGCGGGGTCGCGAACATGGCCACCGCCCTCGCCCGCCTCGGCCTGCGCACCTCCCTGGCCGCGGCCTTCGGGGACGACCACTACGGCGAGTACTGCTGGGACGCCCTGGAACAGGGCGAGGGCATCGACCTGTCCGCCTCCCGGACCGTGCCCGACTGGCACTCCCCGGTCACCGTGTCCATGGCCTACGAGGGCGAACGGACCATGGTCAGCCACGGCCACGAGCCGCCACCCGTGGAAGCGGCAGCCGCCCCCGACCGCCCGCCCCGCGCACGGGCCGCCGTCGCCTCCCTCACCCCCGGCGTCCGCGACCCCTGGATCGCCCAGGCCGCGAGCCGCGGCACCCGGATCTTCGCCGACGTCGGCTGGGACGACACCGGCCGCTGGGACCTCGCCGGCCTCGCCGACCTCGCCCACTGCGAGGCGTTCCTGCCCAACGCCGAGGAGGCCATGCGCTACACCGGCGCCGACTGCCCCCGCGCCGCGGCCCACGCGCTCGCCGAACACGTACCGCTCGCGGTCGTCACCCTCGGCTCCGAGGGCGCCTACGCCGTCGACGGCCGCACCGGCGACAGCGCGGCCGTCCCCGCCATCGCCGTCGAGGCACTCGACCCCACCGGCGCCGGAGACGTCTTCGTCGCCGGATTCGTCATGGGCACCCTCGCCGACTGGCCCCTCGCCGACCGCCTCGCCTTCGCCGGCCTCACCGCCGCGCTCTCCGTCCAGGACTTCGGCGGCTCCCTCTCCGCGCCCGGCTGGTCGGAGATCGCCGCCTGGTGGCGCCGCGTCCAGTCCGTCGACGACCAGGATCCGACGGCGCTGCGCCGGTACGCCTTCCTGGAAGGACTGCTGCCCGCGGTCACCCGCCCCTGGCCGCTGCGCCGCGCGGTGCCGACGATCGGCTTCGGCCGCTCGGTGTGA
- a CDS encoding PhoH family protein, with protein sequence MTQTPTAHGPAQGQARAHFTVPAKHPMVTVLGSGDSLLRVIETAFPAADIHVRGNEISAVGDAGEVALVQRLFDEMMLVLRTGQPMTEDAVERSIAMLRASENGEGDGQETPAEVLTQNILSSRGRTIRPKTLNQKRYVDAIDKHTIVFGIGPAGTGKTYLAMAKAVQALQSKQVNRIILTRPAVEAGERLGFLPGTLYEKIDPYLRPLYDALHDMLDPDSIPKLMASGTIEVAPLAYMRGRAQPLFTNVLTPEGWRPIGDLQVGDLVIGSNGEPTPVLGVYPQGEKDVYRVAAQDGSWTLACGEHLWTVRTRDDRRRDKPWRVLETQEMIGNLRAAHARRYELPMLTAAVSMPEREVPMDPYALGLLLGDGCLTGSTTPSFASEDRELVEALDAALPGVTLRHRGGPDYTLNRIKSPGDVVTLENPVTRILRELDLLRTRSHSKFVPDDYLHNSAEVRLGVLQGLLDSDGGPVTQEDRTCRIQYTTTSILLRDDVISLVRSLGGVAYTRRRAAEGRKPGRAHGRDVRFNHDAHIVDIRLPEGIEPFRLARKRDKYQEAGGGGRPMRFIDSIEPAGREETVCIQVAAEDSLYVTQDYLLTHNTLNDAFIILDEAQNTSPEQMKMFLTRLGFESKIVITGDVTQVDLPSGTKSGLRQVQDILEGLDDVHFSRLTSQDVVRHKLVGRIVDAYEKYDSENGTENGTHKGRGNAGHKGK encoded by the coding sequence ATGACTCAGACACCCACAGCTCACGGCCCCGCCCAGGGGCAGGCGCGCGCGCACTTCACCGTCCCGGCCAAGCACCCCATGGTGACCGTTCTGGGGTCCGGAGACTCGCTGCTGCGCGTGATCGAGACGGCCTTCCCGGCGGCCGACATCCATGTCCGGGGCAACGAGATCAGTGCGGTCGGCGACGCCGGTGAAGTCGCTCTCGTCCAGCGCCTGTTCGACGAGATGATGCTGGTGCTCCGCACCGGGCAGCCCATGACGGAGGACGCAGTGGAACGCTCGATCGCCATGCTGAGGGCGAGCGAGAACGGGGAGGGCGACGGCCAGGAGACACCGGCCGAAGTGCTCACGCAGAACATCCTGTCCTCGCGAGGCCGCACCATCCGCCCCAAGACGCTCAACCAGAAGCGCTACGTCGACGCCATCGACAAGCACACCATCGTGTTCGGCATCGGCCCCGCCGGCACGGGCAAGACCTACCTCGCCATGGCCAAGGCCGTCCAGGCCCTGCAGTCCAAGCAGGTCAACCGCATCATCCTGACCCGCCCCGCGGTCGAGGCCGGCGAGCGCCTCGGCTTCCTCCCGGGCACGCTCTACGAGAAGATCGACCCCTACCTGCGCCCGCTGTACGACGCGCTGCACGACATGCTCGACCCCGACTCCATCCCGAAACTGATGGCCTCGGGCACGATCGAGGTGGCACCGCTGGCATACATGCGCGGCCGGGCCCAGCCGCTCTTCACGAACGTACTGACACCGGAAGGCTGGCGCCCCATCGGCGACCTTCAGGTGGGCGACCTGGTCATCGGATCGAACGGAGAACCCACCCCGGTTCTCGGCGTCTATCCGCAGGGCGAGAAGGACGTCTACCGGGTCGCCGCCCAGGACGGCTCCTGGACGCTGGCCTGCGGCGAGCATCTGTGGACAGTACGGACGCGCGACGACAGGCGTCGTGACAAGCCGTGGCGCGTCCTGGAGACACAGGAGATGATCGGCAACCTGCGGGCGGCACACGCTCGCCGGTACGAGCTGCCGATGCTCACGGCCGCGGTCAGCATGCCCGAGCGTGAGGTTCCCATGGACCCCTACGCGCTGGGCCTTCTTCTCGGAGACGGCTGCCTCACCGGCTCGACCACGCCTTCGTTCGCTTCGGAGGACCGAGAGCTGGTGGAGGCGCTGGACGCAGCACTTCCCGGGGTCACCCTCCGGCACCGGGGCGGCCCGGACTACACGCTCAACCGGATCAAGAGCCCGGGCGACGTGGTCACCCTGGAGAACCCGGTCACGCGGATCCTGCGTGAGCTGGACCTGCTCCGGACGCGCTCGCACTCCAAATTCGTGCCCGACGACTACCTGCACAACTCGGCCGAGGTGCGTCTGGGGGTCCTCCAAGGGCTCCTGGACTCGGACGGTGGTCCGGTCACGCAGGAGGACCGCACGTGCCGGATCCAGTACACGACGACCTCGATCCTGCTCCGCGACGACGTGATCTCCCTCGTGCGGTCGCTGGGCGGCGTCGCGTACACCCGTCGACGGGCGGCAGAAGGCCGCAAGCCCGGAAGGGCCCATGGCCGTGACGTGCGTTTCAATCACGACGCGCACATCGTCGACATCCGCCTCCCCGAAGGCATCGAGCCCTTCCGCCTCGCCCGCAAGCGCGACAAGTACCAGGAGGCCGGCGGCGGCGGACGCCCGATGCGGTTCATCGACAGCATCGAGCCCGCGGGCAGGGAGGAGACGGTCTGTATCCAGGTAGCAGCCGAGGACTCGCTGTACGTCACGCAGGACTACCTGCTGACGCACAACACCCTCAACGACGCCTTCATCATCCTGGACGAGGCCCAGAACACGAGCCCCGAGCAGATGAAGATGTTCCTCACCCGGCTCGGCTTCGAGTCGAAGATCGTGATCACCGGTGACGTGACGCAGGTCGACCTGCCGAGCGGCACCAAGTCGGGTCTGCGGCAGGTCCAGGACATCCTGGAAGGCCTCGACGACGTGCACTTCTCACGGCTCACGTCCCAGGATGTCGTCCGGCACAAGCTGGTCGGCCGTATCGTCGACGCGTACGAGAAGTACGACAGCGAGAACGGCACCGAGAACGGCACGCACAAGGGCCGCGGCAACGCCGGACACAAGGGGAAGTAG
- the ybeY gene encoding rRNA maturation RNase YbeY, with protein MSIDVNNESGTEVDEQAILDIARYALARMRIHPLSELSVIVVDTDAMEQLHIQWMDLPGPTDVMSFPMDELRPPSKDDDEPPQGLLGDIVLCPEVAEQQGKDAETQHSMDEELQLLTVHGVLHLLGYDHEEPDEKAEMFGLQAAIVDGWRAEKGMTGPSPAPTVS; from the coding sequence ATGTCGATCGACGTCAACAACGAATCCGGAACCGAGGTCGACGAGCAGGCGATCCTCGACATCGCCCGCTACGCGCTCGCGCGGATGCGCATCCACCCGCTCTCCGAGCTCTCGGTGATCGTCGTGGACACCGACGCCATGGAGCAGCTCCACATCCAGTGGATGGACCTGCCCGGCCCGACGGACGTCATGTCCTTCCCGATGGACGAGCTGCGTCCGCCGTCGAAGGACGACGACGAGCCGCCGCAGGGCCTGCTCGGCGACATCGTGCTCTGCCCCGAGGTCGCCGAGCAGCAGGGCAAGGACGCCGAGACGCAGCACTCCATGGACGAGGAGCTCCAACTCCTCACCGTCCACGGAGTGCTGCACCTCCTCGGCTACGACCACGAGGAGCCCGACGAGAAGGCCGAGATGTTCGGCCTCCAGGCCGCCATCGTGGACGGCTGGCGCGCGGAGAAGGGCATGACGGGTCCCTCACCGGCCCCGACCGTGTCATGA